TTTTGTTTTGCAAACttgtttcaattttatttcctatttggTTTTGTAATCACTCTAAATTTGAAGAATGcaatcatttattttcattctacATCAAACCCGTATGTCTTCAGGGATTAATTATATGATTCTTAAAGGGAAAATTCATTGAAAAGAGTAAGTATCTTAGATAAGGATTTATGTATGCTCCAgaaaattatccctattttgtttCAGCTATTCATAGTAAGcctaaaaaatactaaaaataaaaacggaaaataagaataaaaaatgttatattttgtaatgtcAGTATGTGTGAGaaaaatcactaaaaataaataaataaaatttaagcacTTAATGTAATAGGGCTCCTAGTATATCAATAACTTAGTGTCACAGAATTATAAGACTTGAAGATACATCGTCCCAccagttcattcatttttctatatttggaCAATACTCTTATTTTGCATTGATTAAAAtcaatcctatttttaaaaactccatGAAGGAGATTGCTTAGCAAATTTAGGTGACTAAAatcagtatataaatatattcactgctaaaaaatattttctggtaGCTAACataaattacttaaaatttttaagcctttttcttattctcttctctggGAAAATGCCTTCAGCTATCCACTCTTcttcatttaataatttaaagaatccaagagTCACTTTTGTTAGACTGCCTATAATACGTGTAGATACAGAAGTATTAAAAACAACGGCAGTTTTCTCTTTAAGGTCATGGTTTTTGCTtagttatatttcttttcttacctCTTAATAAAGGTAATAACTTGTCCCTACAGGAGCAGCATTTCcctttaattttcaaaatgaaaatccaTGCAGCACTCAGTGTTTACAAAGTGGAGTTGGCAGGGTAAGTTTTTCAAATACTTAGAGAATAAATcattgaaattaagaaaaatttaaagacaTTTATAGTCTAAGTAGTCCAGAATAATAGTTCTCTTTATTAGAGTAATATTCATCATAGCCAATTCACTGCTCACTGCTTGGTGCCATTCAGAGATGAAGGTGAGAGTACTGGTATGCTGGTAATTTGTATTGGTCTAGCTTTGCTTCTCTGACTAGTACCTCCTATCATCTACCAGAAGGAGCAAGACAAGCACATAAATGacaatagaaaagtaaaaaacagCAGTTCTATGACTGAAATAACCACAATGTGCCTTGgaagttttataaataaaaattaatctggaggcttattaccagatttataagcattcattagtaaagaaacagaaaaagggatTTTCAgtcttattaattttatataaaaatctaGTTTTCCATTGCAGCCAGCTCATACCAGACTTGTCAAAGATCAAGAGATAAGATAAGAGAactcagggagagagagaaagagagagttagTACAGAGACAGTTAGGTCAAGAAATTTGTCTAGAGAAAGAGAGCTCTTGACTTCTCAAGATGGCTTTCCAAAAACTATAGCTCCTCCCCCTGGATCTTTCCATTGGCCAAAGGCTTGCCATCCATGGTGCTCTCATGCTGGAAGGTTGCCCTGTGCCCACCAGGATGCTGGGGGACACGTGACTTTTTCCTACTATGTTGAGTCACTGGGGTGCATCAGATGGAGATTCCTAATTATTGTACTTCACACAGAAGTTTATAAGAGAGGAAAGGATTACATGGTGTGGGACTAAAGCAAAAGCTATCCAAAGAagctggcattttaaaaaatgtttaattaaatttGTCTTTGTGGATGAGATAAGAAATTCTGTCCCTCTCCATAATTAGCAGAACTAGAGGATTCTGGATTTAGAACTTTGAAAATACTGTCAAATTTGGTTGATATCCTGTTAAGTTTTGCTGAatgttttttcccttattttttgttaaaagggatgaCTCTCCAGggtcaatcatttattaaatacctactacatgtcagggactgtgctaagcactggaaatacaaagtaaaacGAAAGGCAAGAGAATCAATCCCTGttcttgaggagctcacagtttaatgtgGGAAgcaacatgaaaataattaatgtaCAAAAATGTATGCAgattaaattggagataatcaatacaGAGAAGTTAGTAACATTAAGGGGGAATCAtcaaagacttcttgtagaagatggaattCTGATTTTACTTGAAGGAAGCTGGTCCAGGAGATAGAGATGTGGAGGGAAACTATTCCAGAGATGGTAAAAAACTAGTGAAAATGCCTAAAATatggagatggagtgttttgttttaggaacagcaaggagaccagtttCACTGGATTGCAAAATATGTTGTGCAAGAAAATTGGTAAGGTAGGATGAGGGCCAGATTGTGAAAGAGGATTTTGTATTAGTTCCTAGAGATGATTGGAAGCTATTACATAGTGGAAGAAGAGATGTGGAACAGCAGCTAGTGAGTATGGATGAATCAGTGAaggttttttgaggatgggggagaCATGAGTGTATTTGTATATAGTAGAGAAGCAGCCATAGACAACTAGAGAttgaagaaaagtgagaaaattgGCTAGGTAGAAGGGACAGTCTACCAGAAATGACAGGATGGAATAGGATCACTTGTGCGTATAGAAGTGCCACCTTTGGAAAGAACAAAGACCCCTTCTTCATGTGAGACAGAGGTAGAGAAGATAGTAATGGAAGTCTTCTGGATGGTTATGAGGtgagaagtggagaaatggagaaatgggACCTCTCAGTGAAAAGCCTCAATTTAGTGGGAAGAatttatttagaaatgaaggtgacattaaaaataaaatatatcaacaaaaattttttaaaagttaacccaaagggggcagctgggtgactcagtggattgagagccaggcctagagatgggagatcctaggttcaaatctggcatcagacacttcccagctgtgtgaccctgggcaagtcacttgacccccattgcctagcccttaccactcttctgccttggagccaatacacagtattgactccaagatggaaggtaagggttaaaaaaaagttaacccaaaaaagaaaagaattgataaTGTTTCAACAGGTGAATATTGGGGAAAGCATTCCAGATAGATCAGCAGGATCTGATCTGGAAGACTCAGAGTTGGGAAGTTGCTCAGGTCATCACATGAGTAGTTGAAGAAATCGAGGCTATATAGAGCAGACCCCTGAATGCTAAGAAGTACTTTAATTCATTCAATGCTAGGAAACCATTGAAAATATTTAAGCAAAGAAGTAATGTGATTTTTTATGGGGACCTCATTCTTATGTTTCATTTACTAGGAATTGATGCTTTCGGAGAATCatagatatatgaaaaatgtgtatttcttgaaCCCTTATGAATTACCAAGTTACTGTCATTTATCTCTCAGAAAAGGTCGTTAGTCTTAATACTTctatctgaagaaaaaaattgctattctgatttttgaaattttgattcatataatttttgtgaagagtaatttttttttggatttcatgtTTCAGATGAAAAGTAATTGTTAAGAGACAAAAAGTCCAAAATAAGTCCTACGTAAATATGCTCTTAAACAACTtccttttgaatgaataaattattgcTTAGATCAAGAGTTCTCTACCTCTGGGCTCTAGGACCCCTTTATTTTAGGGGATCATGAACTTCAATTaaaacataacattttaaaacataaaactgtttttctttgtgatcctatgcattttaagaaaattattttgaaaagatgtccATAAACTTCACCAACTTTACTGAAATGCCATATGAGTCTATGATACAAAAAAGTTCTAGAACCTCTGGTTTGGATGATATACGTAAATGTTTACTTACTATTTAAGCCAAAACATATGCTCTGACATTTTCATTtattagaattaaatgacttttagAAAAGGTATATCAAATGTTTAAATTTGTAGATTTTAAAAGTACACTTTATTCCTGTTCAGCAGTGTAAGACTAATGGAATGCAAACCTTCACTCAAGGTCTTAACCAACCACAGCAGCATCAGTCTCCAGTCAAAAAAGGTAAACCTGTCCCCAAATCCCCAACTAAAGGTGTAGTATCTTTGAAATTGATACATGTAGGTCAGCATACTGTTGTTGGCTAATGAAATTTAAAGTTTGCTAAAAACCATTTGTACTTTAGGCAACTTGCCTCCAGCTTcagattttctttccttatttattattGGTGTTAACATTTTCTGCCAGTTATTTTGGAAATTTGAGGCACAGATTTCCAGTTATTTCTAACATTGTCTTAATGCCAGGGAAAAGTATTATAATCATATTTTGTGTCTCTGGAGAGTGATATACTGCTTGATAAGTTTTTAAAGACTTAGAAATATGTGGAAATTCTAGTTACACAGGATACAAaaactaatttttgtttttggtggTTTTTTTGTGTTCTGTACATAAAACTCcattaatttattcttcataaaTTCAGAATTTGTAATAATTTGTCCACAGGTAGGTTATTTATCTTGTAAATATATCTGTGAAGGAAAGCTTTGctaaaaaaatttacaaatagtTTTTTATAAGGCATGTTTAAGCAATTTAAGAGAACAAGCTATCTTAGCATGTTATGTACAAATACTACTACTTCTAATTGCTAATTAATATTCCATAGCAATTAAAGCTGAAGTATTCATTATTCAACAGATATTTTTACTCTCATCCATGTATATGATAACTACATTAATATATGTTAGGCCTGaacatataaaattttatttaacttcaTTCTCTACTTCTGAAAAGATGAGCACAAATTAGTAAAGTTTTATtgtatctgatttttaaaattcttttttacctTACTATGTAGGTTCTCCTTAAATCTCTGGGAAAAGCTATTTCCAGGGATGGtagaagaaagcaaaatatataataaaagcaCAGCAAGATTCCAATGATAAACCATTAATGTGTATATTCTACTTGATATGAGAATTGTTTTTTTAGAGCAGTGGAGTTTCCTGTGTTAAATTGAACCAGAGTctacaaagtaaaatgaaaagaaagtactattaatttaaactttgtatgtttctttaaataagaaaattaaatagaaagCTATGTGATATGAGGCCAggataaatgttaaattttaaaagtgataTATAGCATGTTGGAATTTTGATCAAAGTGATGCAAAGTGCTTGATTTTTTACAAGTTATGTCCTTGTTTGAAGACTGCGTTAGGTTTTTGTCCTGGCTCAGTTATTTACTAGCTGGACAAaagtcctttcatttttatttcttattcctcatctgtaaattggtgACAATAATACCTGGCCTGCCTACTTCTTAggatttttatgaagatcaaTTGAGGTAAACTATTAAGTGCAATATAATTTTAAggtattattgtatttacttagATATGGATTAGATATTACAATTCATGGTACTTGTGTGGCTTTCTttgttaattttgaatttttttcaagataGTAATTCCATATTTGTTTTCCCAAGGTACTACTGAAAAGCTAACATATTCAAGTATATTTCATATAACTAAAATTtctcatattttataaatttaaatacttatatcaaaattatatttaacaaagCCTGTAGCACTCTGGCACCAAGGAATACCTCATTTGTCTGTTGGACCATACAGAGTTAGTTAGAGGAGTCCATGTAGTAAGTATTCCCTCAAGCACTCTCACTGCAGCCAAAAGGCTACTGTTCTTTAAAAGGGATATTTTAAAGGAGTTGTTCTAGCTGAAGGAATATTTATCATATGTTTCtcacttaccttttttttttccttccaagaaTAGTCTTTTAAATCTGCAAAACACATGGACGAGTTTCACTCACAAAAGAAATATGCCAAAATTATTTGATAGGGAATTTTGTTTTGTCAAATTCTAATTGGTGGTTAATGTATACAGAAAGAATTAAATATAGCAGAGATTTCCTGTTGAAGCTCTCAAGTGTTTCCATCTGTAGAAAGAAACCAGACTTTCTGCCTGATCATCCCATTGTACTCCAGAAGCCAGTaagtactttgttttgttttgtatcaaTTCAATTCTACAAGAATTGATTGGATTATCTATTAAGTTTCTAATTCCTTGTGATTTGATATCTCTCTCCAAGCCTAAGCTAACACAAAACTCCTATGGTTAACAAATAAATTGGGCATTTGTCCATCTGTGTCTTTCTCATGATATTTTTTAAGGAATGGTAGAAGGCAAGTGTTTTAACCTGAagtccataatttttaaaaatattttaatgattgatttcttttgtaacttgttttcttttttattcttacctatttcatttttaaacatttttctgagagAGTGCATAGGTTTctccagattgccaaaggagtcaatgacacagaaaagtaaataatCCTTCATGTAATGGATTCCTGAATTAGAGTCAATCATACTCTGAATCCTGCTTTAtataatagctgtatgaccttgaatgGTTAACCTCCTTGAActttagtttttatatttataaaataataacacctaccttacagggttgtttgAAGCTCAGATGAGATTAAAAAGCAATGATCATTTATCTTTCTTACTTCCTAGACTTAATATGCCAGATTCCTTCTTCTATTATTACATTGTTTCTCAAATGACATCCAGGGCATAgatataattttacatattatagAAAACAATCATTTCTTCCACTTATTTTTTGGAGTACagatttagaggtcatctagcatAACCCATGCCTAAGTAATAATTCCCTTAACAAAATGTCTGATACTTCCACTTGAAGCTCTTCAACATTGAAGAACATATTACTTCCAAAGACAGATTATTCTAATTTTGGATAATATAGAAGTTTTTCCCCTCCCTGATATTTAACATAAATTTGAGCAAACTAATCCTAATATATTTtacagttgtttcagtcatatctgacttcataatttggggttttcttggtaaagatactggaatggtttgccatttccttttccaactcattttacagatgaggaaactgaggcaaacatggttaagtcacttgcccagggtcacacagtaaatatctgaggctgtatttgaattcagatcttcttgacttccgGACTGATACTCTAtacactctgccacctagctgacctatATTTTACATGGCAACCCTTCAAACTTCAAGATGGCTAGCATGTCCTTCCCAAATCTTACTAGGCTAGATATCTGTAGTTCTTCCTCATCTTGCATGGAAGACTTTTCCAATCCCTTTATTATTACTTGTTTGCCTTTCTCTTGGGCATACCAGTTTATTGTGTTATTTGTTCTATCTGATATACTCATCATCTTCACTTAGACTTTAAGGTCCATTTCAGATTCTGCTATTTCCATGTAACTTTTCCTGATCAACCTAACCAAAAGTAGTGACTTCCTCTTCTGCACTCCTCTTTGTGTAATTTTCATATATTGCTTTGTATTATGTATCCTTGTCTAATTTAACTTTGTTAAAGTATAGCAGTTTGAGAGGAAAGTTTGTGCCTTCTGCCACAGCACTTATTTAAATTCCATTCAATACAAGGTAAACGAATAATTTTATGTGAACTATCTTGATATACTTCAGAGCTAAGGTTCATTTGGGAAGTATATGTTTTACATAGTAGCATGAGAATGTAATGATATAAGAAATTACATAGACAAGGCTAAGTTACTGccctatttgaagttttctttttattaaaaaaatagaagagctATGATTGTATATGTATTAAGTCCTTTAATTTGTTGTGCTTTTTTGGAATTTTTGTAGTCAAGTTACAAAGggccttcattttatttttcattagcaAATCTCATTCTAGCCTGTACAACTTTGTTATATTGTGCTCTTGACTTCTTCCTTTATCATAGTCCAATAATAGGTCATTAATTTAGTTTTAGATTGAGTCAAAGCTAGAGGGTGACTATTCAATGTATTTATATAAAGGGACAATTGATGTGGTGAAAGCCTTCACAGGTCACATTCAAATGTTCCTTAAATATTAAGTATAAgtatatgaaatatattcattttccactaattttggaaaacaaaggaGTAGAACCTAGACTGAGGGCTTTTCAATTTATAAATATAACTAATTGTGTTGGGCTTAGTGACACTTGAGTTTTTGTGCCTCTACTGGGTAGTTTCCCACGTAATTCAAGTTCCTTACCTGGAACCATAAGTCCAAGATATGTGAATTGTTTAAAGCCTTTAGGGTACATATAGAACCTTTTGTAGAAAGAAGAATTGACCATTTGTTTTACTTGGTAAAAGAGGTAGATTTGGAATCAGTGGCCACATAAAGAAGCTGGTTGTGACTGaatagagctatccaaaagcaGACAAGCTTGCTTTTAGGTGGAGTCTCACATTATTAGAAGTCTTTTAAGCAATTCTTAGGTGATGATTGGTTGGGATATTTTGGAGTCTTCTCTATAACCTTTGAGATCTTTCTAGCTCTGGAAGTCTATACTTGGAAAGAAAATCtgtctcctccatctctctttgaATTACTTTCTGTGTGTAT
This sequence is a window from Monodelphis domestica isolate mMonDom1 chromosome 3, mMonDom1.pri, whole genome shotgun sequence. Protein-coding genes within it:
- the C3H8orf88 gene encoding uncharacterized protein C8orf88 homolog isoform X2, giving the protein METKKLIGKPLQPARPVRHLSSPHGAAFPFNFQNENPCSTQCLQSGVGRCKTNGMQTFTQGLNQPQQHQSPVKKERIKYSRDFLLKLSSVSICRKKPDFLPDHPIVLQKPENNQSFK
- the C3H8orf88 gene encoding uncharacterized protein C8orf88 homolog isoform X1; amino-acid sequence: METKKLIGKPLQPARPVRHLSSPHGAAFPFNFQNENPCSTQCLQSGVGRQCKTNGMQTFTQGLNQPQQHQSPVKKERIKYSRDFLLKLSSVSICRKKPDFLPDHPIVLQKPENNQSFK